From Candidatus Nanopelagicales bacterium, the proteins below share one genomic window:
- a CDS encoding heparinase II/III family protein: MPTALGSWCRTIFPQTSAASERVAAQKLLTSGTINFGKGGTYQLTEHPDWKPQATSDTSGDRHVNSLNWALPLLFRGVQVQNQAMVDRFRQILLYWIADHQGRRGAWVDSSIYGGLRTETLVCAAQTLNDPVITAAAIRDAQTMVKSNAGARAIAIGSNNTDLIRQTGALAAFCWTGDTALRDKAWRNLVAIANGVVQPDGSDVEGSPGYAVYIENLLGDVQAAANTCGIPADPIPTLRNKLYDFVAQSIRPDFLVESLGDSINESLKGSFGAADGQAEWVRTGGKSGTPPAPIYSVYDGGYVFGRAGWQPQPGMPDSFYSVRSSSTRPATAHTHDDGTGLTFYSKGVEWIGDPGPFRYENSDSLRAYLKTRAAHSALTVGKVARSKWSGTKRIVAQSDWATGGNDTTCVQDNTWKTVTLVRCTQYVRSVDAMIVTDYINAARGGKKAKGRFTWQRWQIPNGVDTGYEGNRLVLTKGDKKLDVVKSGTDAWVVDHAQPGGKQGWFTGTWGTKLPGQVVNRQVPIPKAGVRQALVTVLVARNAGESVPVTISSTGVTVTRNGQTITTPAPMPQLGAALL; the protein is encoded by the coding sequence ATGCCAACTGCGCTTGGTAGTTGGTGCCGCACGATTTTTCCGCAAACATCGGCTGCAAGTGAACGAGTAGCGGCTCAAAAATTATTGACCAGCGGAACCATTAATTTTGGTAAAGGTGGCACGTATCAGTTGACAGAACATCCAGATTGGAAGCCACAGGCAACGTCTGACACTTCAGGTGATCGGCATGTGAACTCTCTCAATTGGGCATTACCGCTTCTGTTTCGAGGGGTGCAAGTCCAAAACCAAGCAATGGTGGATCGTTTCCGTCAAATTCTTTTGTACTGGATTGCCGACCATCAAGGTAGGCGCGGTGCGTGGGTTGACTCTTCCATTTATGGAGGACTACGCACGGAAACGTTGGTGTGTGCTGCGCAAACCTTGAACGATCCAGTGATCACCGCAGCTGCTATTCGCGATGCGCAAACAATGGTGAAGTCAAATGCAGGAGCACGCGCAATCGCCATTGGTTCAAACAACACCGACTTGATTCGACAGACAGGCGCGCTAGCTGCGTTTTGTTGGACGGGTGACACAGCATTGCGCGACAAGGCCTGGCGGAATCTTGTTGCGATTGCCAATGGAGTCGTTCAGCCTGACGGTAGCGATGTAGAGGGTTCACCTGGCTACGCGGTGTACATTGAGAATTTACTTGGAGATGTGCAAGCGGCCGCCAACACGTGCGGAATTCCGGCCGACCCAATTCCAACTTTGCGTAATAAGTTGTATGACTTTGTTGCGCAATCGATTCGCCCGGACTTTCTCGTTGAGTCGCTCGGTGACAGCATCAATGAATCTCTCAAGGGGTCGTTCGGCGCTGCTGACGGCCAAGCTGAATGGGTGCGTACCGGTGGGAAAAGTGGAACTCCACCTGCACCGATTTATTCGGTGTACGACGGCGGCTATGTGTTTGGACGCGCTGGTTGGCAGCCACAACCTGGGATGCCGGATAGTTTCTATTCAGTACGTTCAAGTTCTACGCGTCCGGCAACTGCTCACACGCATGATGACGGAACTGGTTTGACGTTCTATTCAAAGGGCGTTGAGTGGATAGGCGATCCGGGCCCTTTCCGTTACGAAAACAGTGATTCATTGCGTGCATATTTGAAAACTAGGGCTGCGCATTCGGCATTAACTGTCGGCAAGGTGGCTCGTAGTAAGTGGTCGGGAACCAAACGCATAGTTGCGCAAAGTGACTGGGCCACTGGCGGTAATGACACCACCTGCGTCCAGGACAACACTTGGAAGACAGTGACCCTGGTTCGATGCACGCAATATGTGCGCAGTGTCGATGCGATGATCGTCACCGATTACATCAATGCTGCTCGCGGCGGCAAAAAAGCCAAGGGTCGCTTTACTTGGCAACGATGGCAAATTCCTAACGGCGTTGATACCGGTTACGAAGGCAACAGATTGGTACTGACAAAAGGCGATAAGAAACTTGATGTCGTGAAGTCGGGAACTGATGCGTGGGTGGTTGATCATGCGCAGCCTGGGGGCAAGCAAGGCTGGTTCACTGGCACCTGGGGAACCAAACTTCCAGGTCAGGTCGTAAATCGTCAGGTGCCGATTCCAAAGGCTGGAGTGCGCCAAGCGTTAGTGACAGTTCTCGTTGCACGTAATGCAGGTGAAAGCGTTCCTGTGACCATCAGCTCTACTGGTGTCACGGTTACCCGCAATGGACAAACGATCACAACGCCAGCACCAATGCCTCAGTTGGGTGCTGCATTACTCTGA
- the rpiB gene encoding ribose 5-phosphate isomerase B, whose translation MIIAIGSDHAGFVLKEHLRGWLVEQGHDVIDLGAYSSDRVDYPHFGAEVGRTVASGKAAFGVAVCGSGQGICMAANKVPGVRAGIIRDTQDAAMTRQHNNANVACFGERVTDPDVAVGALKVFLETAFEGGRHEARVEQLAELDAGQAI comes from the coding sequence ATGATCATCGCGATTGGTTCTGACCATGCAGGTTTCGTTCTCAAAGAACACTTGCGCGGCTGGCTTGTTGAACAAGGTCACGATGTGATTGACCTTGGGGCGTACTCCTCAGATCGCGTCGATTACCCGCATTTTGGTGCAGAAGTTGGTCGAACAGTGGCATCTGGCAAGGCTGCGTTTGGTGTTGCAGTGTGCGGAAGTGGTCAGGGCATTTGCATGGCTGCGAACAAGGTCCCAGGGGTTCGTGCAGGGATTATTCGGGACACTCAAGATGCCGCGATGACCCGGCAACACAACAATGCCAACGTTGCCTGCTTTGGCGAGCGCGTGACAGACCCAGATGTGGCGGTAGGAGCACTCAAAGTCTTTCTCGAAACAGCCTTTGAGGGTGGCCGTCACGAGGCGCGCGTGGAGCAGCTGGCTGAACTCGATGCGGGTCAAGCAATCTAG
- a CDS encoding LemA family protein: MWIFIVIAVLVILAIYLVATYNRLVKANVAVDEAFAQIEVQLKRRSDLIPNLVSTVKGYAAHESGTLEKVTAARAVAEHANGVAEVAAADGQLTQALRGLLAVAEAYPDLKASANFLSLQEELSSTENKVAFSRQFYNDSVRTLNTAIVTIPTKFFVGMTGVHAREFYEVPNEADRNAPTVSFE; encoded by the coding sequence ATGTGGATCTTCATTGTTATTGCTGTCCTTGTCATACTTGCGATCTATTTAGTCGCGACCTACAACCGTCTGGTAAAAGCCAATGTTGCGGTTGATGAAGCTTTCGCGCAGATTGAGGTGCAACTCAAGCGCCGCAGCGATTTGATCCCTAATTTAGTGAGCACTGTTAAGGGATACGCTGCCCATGAAAGTGGCACATTAGAAAAGGTAACTGCAGCTCGAGCAGTGGCCGAACACGCAAATGGCGTAGCAGAAGTCGCTGCAGCGGATGGTCAGTTAACACAGGCTCTTCGTGGCTTGCTTGCAGTCGCTGAGGCGTATCCAGATTTGAAAGCATCTGCGAACTTCCTGTCACTTCAAGAAGAACTTTCTTCAACGGAAAACAAAGTGGCATTTTCACGCCAGTTCTACAACGATTCGGTTCGAACCTTGAACACCGCAATTGTCACTATTCCCACCAAGTTCTTCGTTGGTATGACCGGTGTGCATGCTCGCGAATTCTATGAAGTGCCAAATGAAGCGGATCGCAACGCTCCTACTGTTTCCTTCGAGTAA
- a CDS encoding M48 family metalloprotease encodes MAVSFRAEQSANKRKTWLLLALMFFAVIAVVWAAGTILNFDAYWLVPMAVGISLIGVWTSYWKSDTLVLAMTHAKVVSHDDAPQLYNIVEEITMAAGLPMPKVAIVDDPAPNAFATGRDPEHAVIAFTTGILRVMDREQLQGVAAHEMAHVGNRDTLVMAVAATTAGLLAVIADMGARMAFFSRRDQNSNPFAIVISLVILILAPIAALLIRASISRKRESLADATAIEFTRNPSGLRRALETLAADNTVVQQKSTAVAHVWIESPLDGKSKSMFDTHPPLSERINLLRQMEGLPPLGQ; translated from the coding sequence ATGGCGGTCTCGTTTAGAGCCGAGCAGTCAGCGAACAAACGCAAAACCTGGTTGCTGCTCGCATTGATGTTCTTTGCTGTGATTGCCGTTGTTTGGGCAGCAGGCACGATCTTAAATTTCGATGCGTATTGGCTCGTTCCGATGGCTGTCGGGATTTCATTGATTGGAGTGTGGACTTCATATTGGAAATCAGACACTTTGGTCCTCGCGATGACGCACGCAAAAGTAGTCAGTCACGACGATGCACCACAGCTTTACAACATCGTTGAAGAAATCACCATGGCAGCGGGTTTACCAATGCCAAAGGTCGCGATCGTTGATGACCCCGCTCCAAATGCGTTTGCGACAGGCCGTGATCCAGAGCATGCGGTGATCGCATTTACGACAGGAATTCTTCGCGTGATGGATCGCGAGCAACTTCAAGGAGTCGCGGCACACGAAATGGCGCACGTGGGTAACCGCGACACGTTGGTCATGGCTGTTGCCGCCACCACAGCGGGACTGCTCGCGGTGATCGCCGACATGGGCGCCCGCATGGCGTTCTTCAGCCGCAGAGATCAAAACAGCAATCCATTTGCGATAGTGATCTCATTGGTGATTTTGATTCTCGCACCCATTGCAGCACTTCTTATTCGTGCGTCCATTTCGCGCAAACGCGAGTCCCTCGCCGATGCCACAGCAATTGAGTTCACACGCAACCCTTCTGGGCTTCGCCGAGCGTTAGAGACCCTGGCTGCGGACAACACGGTCGTGCAGCAAAAATCGACTGCTGTGGCTCATGTGTGGATTGAATCCCCATTGGATGGCAAGTCGAAATCCATGTTTGATACCCATCCGCCACTGAGTGAGCGCATAAATCTGCTGCGTCAAATGGAAGGTCTTCCGCCGTTAGGGCAGTAG
- a CDS encoding FAD-dependent oxidoreductase, which translates to MNPVVVVGSGIAGIRAAEAIRAHKYLGEILIIDPELPSYRPAVSKEALKSRVLDGFGMPMKRSADEFTWLIGHGVVNCSLDGQHLWVSDPDGQTSTIHFDGLIIASGLRSRHLTVPGPTAGRFTLRTIADAQLLEPMLVTGARIAIVGSGFIGCEVAAIASERGCEVTVVSPEAVPLSSALGDEVGQRIANQHERHGVNFRTKRIVAAFGGDERATSLLLDDGTEVQADVVVEAVGSIPNIDWLNGNTLDLSNGVLTDQYLQAVGTTAPVRACGDIARHPNALFGMTPRRIEHWTTAADLGAHAGRGLAKQLNAVNEPEVPFAAVPAFWSDQYDLQIQSFGIPSIATEVNIIESADDGSCIAEYFDSSGLVGVVGINRTSQIAGYRRSLAGRI; encoded by the coding sequence ATGAATCCAGTGGTGGTTGTGGGAAGCGGTATTGCCGGCATCCGCGCCGCAGAGGCAATTCGAGCTCATAAATATCTCGGCGAAATCCTGATTATCGACCCGGAACTACCGAGTTACCGGCCAGCTGTTTCCAAGGAAGCCCTCAAATCCAGGGTGCTGGACGGCTTTGGCATGCCAATGAAGCGCAGCGCTGATGAGTTCACCTGGCTCATTGGTCATGGAGTGGTGAACTGCTCTCTTGATGGACAGCACCTTTGGGTGTCCGACCCCGATGGCCAGACATCGACTATCCACTTTGACGGTTTGATCATCGCTAGCGGTCTTCGGTCTCGACATCTGACAGTGCCCGGTCCCACCGCTGGGCGATTCACCCTTCGAACGATTGCCGACGCGCAACTTCTCGAACCGATGCTGGTTACGGGAGCGCGTATTGCAATTGTCGGGTCAGGGTTTATTGGGTGCGAAGTTGCGGCAATCGCATCCGAGCGTGGCTGCGAAGTCACGGTGGTATCTCCAGAAGCGGTGCCGTTAAGTTCGGCCCTTGGTGATGAAGTCGGCCAAAGAATTGCGAATCAACATGAACGCCACGGAGTGAATTTCCGCACCAAGCGAATTGTTGCTGCGTTTGGAGGTGACGAACGAGCCACAAGTCTTCTTCTTGATGATGGAACCGAAGTTCAAGCAGATGTCGTTGTCGAGGCTGTGGGATCTATTCCTAATATCGATTGGTTAAACGGAAACACCCTTGACTTATCAAATGGAGTCTTGACGGATCAGTACCTTCAGGCTGTTGGAACAACTGCACCGGTACGCGCTTGTGGTGACATTGCTCGTCATCCAAATGCACTGTTTGGGATGACGCCTCGCCGAATTGAACACTGGACTACCGCCGCAGACCTGGGTGCTCACGCAGGGCGCGGCCTTGCCAAGCAACTCAATGCTGTGAATGAACCAGAGGTCCCATTTGCCGCTGTGCCTGCATTTTGGTCAGATCAGTACGACCTCCAAATTCAAAGCTTTGGAATACCTTCCATCGCGACCGAAGTAAACATTATTGAATCTGCTGACGATGGCAGTTGCATTGCCGAATACTTCGATTCCTCAGGGCTCGTTGGCGTTGTCGGGATAAACCGCACAAGCCAGATAGCTGGCTACCGCAGATCCCTTGCCGGGCGCATATAA
- the purU gene encoding formyltetrahydrofolate deformylase — protein MSTVEPYILTLRCADGPGIVHAITGSLLGIQGNILEQAQFTDEDSGIFSLRTKFESPKAIEIVRAAVEAAAAPFNAEMSLRHESDRRRALIMVSKFDHCLVDLLYRHEIGELPIEIPVIVSNHRDCEHIANRHGIPFVYLPVTSETKPEQESALLNLTVEHNIDVVILARYMQVLSDELCSELSGRIINIHHSFLPGFKGARPYHQAHERGVKLIGATAHFVTAQLDEGPIIEQEVERVTHAHTANDLAEIGRDVERLVLARAVRLFAEDRIMLTGKRTVVFQ, from the coding sequence GTGAGCACTGTTGAGCCGTACATCCTGACCCTGCGTTGCGCCGATGGGCCGGGCATTGTGCATGCGATCACAGGCTCGTTGTTAGGGATTCAGGGCAATATTTTGGAGCAGGCTCAGTTCACCGATGAAGACTCCGGGATTTTCAGTCTGCGCACCAAGTTTGAATCACCCAAAGCCATTGAAATTGTGCGCGCTGCGGTTGAAGCGGCAGCTGCACCATTTAATGCAGAAATGTCCCTGCGCCATGAAAGCGATCGTCGCAGGGCTTTGATTATGGTGTCGAAGTTCGATCATTGTCTTGTTGATTTGCTTTACCGCCATGAAATCGGCGAGTTACCAATCGAGATTCCAGTAATTGTCTCTAATCACCGCGATTGCGAACACATCGCAAACCGTCATGGGATTCCGTTCGTGTATTTGCCTGTCACCTCTGAAACAAAACCAGAACAAGAATCAGCTTTATTAAACCTGACGGTTGAGCACAATATCGATGTCGTGATTCTTGCTCGTTACATGCAAGTCCTTTCTGATGAATTATGTTCGGAGCTTTCCGGACGCATCATCAACATCCATCATTCATTCTTACCAGGCTTTAAGGGTGCTCGCCCGTATCACCAAGCTCATGAACGCGGTGTGAAACTTATTGGTGCGACTGCTCACTTTGTCACTGCTCAACTGGATGAAGGTCCGATCATCGAGCAAGAGGTAGAGCGAGTTACTCATGCACACACAGCGAATGACCTAGCCGAGATTGGTAGAGATGTTGAACGGTTAGTACTCGCTCGCGCTGTTCGACTCTTTGCTGAAGACCGCATCATGCTGACCGGTAAGCGCACCGTGGTTTTCCAGTAG
- the glgA gene encoding glycogen synthase, translating to MLNAVRIGILTREWPPEIYGGAGVHVDQLVHELRRLTPVYVHCFGGHRTDATAHPVPTSLHGANPALQTLGVDLEMAMAVSDVDLVHSHTWYANFAGHTASLLYGIPHVITAHSLEPLRPWKEEQLGGGYRLSSWVERSAYAEASAVIAVSNGMRNDVLSAYPFVDPARVHVVHNGIDTSIYKPDLGTATLEEFGIDPNKPYVLFVGRITRQKGLVHLLRAAKQFAGDIPLVMCASAADTPEIEVETANAVKELREARGKDSVIWIEKQVDRAKLIQLFSHARAFLCPSIYEPLGIVNLEAMACETAVIASDVGGIPEVVADGTTGLLVHYDAVNTDAFEREFAAAVNQLIEDGNRASAMGKAGRARAVEHFGWDAIAEQTMAVYRAAMNTN from the coding sequence ATGCTGAACGCTGTGCGAATAGGAATCCTGACCCGCGAGTGGCCACCCGAAATTTATGGTGGTGCTGGGGTCCATGTCGATCAACTCGTCCATGAGTTGCGTCGTCTCACTCCTGTCTATGTTCATTGCTTTGGCGGCCACAGGACTGATGCCACAGCGCACCCGGTACCAACCAGTCTGCACGGTGCCAATCCTGCACTTCAGACTCTCGGTGTTGACCTCGAAATGGCTATGGCGGTTTCTGACGTTGATCTCGTGCATTCACACACCTGGTACGCAAACTTCGCTGGCCACACAGCTTCACTGCTGTACGGCATCCCCCATGTGATCACCGCACATTCGCTCGAACCATTGCGGCCTTGGAAAGAAGAGCAACTTGGTGGCGGTTATCGGCTCTCGTCATGGGTTGAACGTTCCGCGTACGCAGAAGCAAGCGCAGTGATCGCTGTTAGCAACGGCATGCGCAATGACGTACTCAGCGCCTATCCCTTTGTTGATCCAGCTCGTGTGCATGTAGTGCACAACGGAATCGACACGTCGATTTATAAGCCAGATTTAGGTACAGCAACACTTGAGGAATTCGGTATCGATCCGAATAAGCCATACGTTTTGTTCGTCGGTCGTATCACGCGCCAAAAAGGTCTCGTGCACTTGCTCCGCGCAGCAAAGCAATTTGCTGGCGATATTCCGCTGGTCATGTGTGCATCAGCTGCAGACACACCCGAGATTGAAGTTGAAACAGCCAACGCAGTGAAAGAACTTCGCGAGGCACGCGGAAAGGACAGCGTGATCTGGATTGAAAAACAAGTTGATCGAGCAAAACTCATTCAACTTTTTTCACATGCGCGAGCATTTCTATGCCCCTCTATCTACGAACCGCTTGGCATTGTCAACCTTGAAGCCATGGCTTGCGAAACCGCCGTTATTGCGAGCGATGTTGGTGGGATTCCAGAAGTTGTTGCTGACGGCACGACCGGGCTTCTCGTTCACTATGACGCTGTCAATACTGACGCATTTGAACGTGAATTTGCTGCTGCGGTGAATCAACTCATCGAAGATGGCAACCGCGCTTCCGCGATGGGCAAAGCCGGGCGAGCCCGTGCAGTAGAACATTTTGGCTGGGATGCAATTGCTGAACAAACGATGGCTGTGTATCGCGCAGCGATGAACACCAACTAG
- the glgC gene encoding glucose-1-phosphate adenylyltransferase, giving the protein MSSGPHVLCMVLAGGEGKRLMPLTADRAKPAVPFGGSYRLIDFVLSNLINAGLRRVCVLTQYKSHSLDRHVTQTWRMPTLLGDYVTPVPAQQRLGPRWYTGSADAIFQSLNLVYDEEPDYVVVFGADHVYRMDPMQMVEAHIASGAGVTVAGIRMAKHEAHDFGVIQTAPDGETITRFLEKPIDPPTIPGDDTSCYVSMGNYVFSTDILLEALREDAADPASLHDMGTNIIPMLTNRGQARVYDFATNVVPGATERDGGYWRDVGSLDSYHDAHMDLVSVHPIFNLYNRRWPILSNLPSLPPAKFVEGGNAHESMVGAGTIISGAHVRTSVISSNVAIGSGAYVEGSVIMPGVRIGKNAVVRRAILDKNTVIPDGAQIGVDLERDRGLYTVSDGGVVVLGKGTQAER; this is encoded by the coding sequence GTGAGTAGCGGGCCACATGTGCTGTGCATGGTCCTCGCCGGTGGCGAGGGCAAACGCCTCATGCCTTTGACAGCTGACCGAGCCAAACCAGCAGTACCTTTTGGTGGCTCCTATCGCCTCATCGATTTCGTATTGTCGAATTTGATCAATGCAGGGTTGCGACGCGTATGCGTGCTGACTCAGTACAAATCGCATTCATTGGACCGTCACGTCACCCAGACCTGGCGTATGCCGACTTTGCTAGGTGACTACGTCACTCCCGTACCAGCGCAACAGCGACTTGGGCCACGTTGGTACACCGGAAGTGCCGATGCAATTTTCCAGAGTTTGAACCTGGTGTACGACGAAGAACCTGATTACGTCGTTGTCTTTGGTGCCGACCACGTGTATCGCATGGATCCAATGCAAATGGTGGAGGCACATATTGCGTCCGGTGCCGGCGTCACCGTTGCAGGTATTCGTATGGCAAAGCATGAAGCGCATGATTTTGGAGTTATACAAACGGCACCCGACGGTGAAACCATTACGAGGTTCTTAGAAAAGCCAATCGATCCACCAACCATCCCTGGTGATGACACTTCTTGCTATGTCTCAATGGGTAACTACGTGTTTTCAACAGATATCTTGCTTGAAGCATTGCGTGAAGATGCTGCAGACCCAGCATCACTGCATGACATGGGCACAAACATCATTCCGATGCTCACCAACCGTGGTCAAGCGCGCGTATATGACTTTGCAACCAACGTTGTTCCCGGAGCCACAGAACGCGATGGTGGTTATTGGCGTGACGTAGGTTCACTGGATAGTTATCACGATGCCCACATGGATCTAGTTTCCGTGCACCCAATTTTCAACCTCTACAACCGCCGTTGGCCGATTCTGTCGAACCTGCCGTCATTACCACCAGCGAAATTTGTTGAGGGTGGCAATGCGCATGAATCTATGGTCGGCGCTGGCACCATCATTTCCGGTGCCCATGTACGTACTTCCGTGATTTCTTCCAACGTAGCTATTGGTTCAGGGGCCTACGTCGAAGGCAGTGTGATTATGCCCGGTGTACGTATTGGTAAGAATGCAGTTGTTCGACGCGCAATTCTTGATAAAAACACGGTCATCCCTGATGGTGCTCAAATCGGTGTTGATCTTGAACGCGATCGTGGTTTGTACACCGTAAGTGATGGTGGCGTGGTCGTACTTGGTAAGGGCACTCAGGCTGAGCGATGA
- a CDS encoding serine protease, whose product MRVRFFAALTAIALLCIPISATAATIKFPRVIGGSASSIDQSPWQVLIVMRGVSQCSGSLVSPTVVVTAAHCLAGMSASDIRVWSGITKTSERSPAQESPVAAVTAHPSFDSRTFANDIGVITLAKPIDLLGKVRTIALPYGMDALTWPASGTPATVSGWGVIAPTGGATSDQLMRADLEVLASPNQPCGQYGPDLDPNQDICAGTPAGNIDACQGDSGGPLVIQGTVPVLTGLVSSGNECAKAGYPGLYSRITTFLPWLTSQGSIPAAKPGVATNLTARNNGGRVTVSWSAPSDAGANTTIWKVTAFPSGQSCTTMETVCEFDGLPGGQATTFAISGSNAFGEGNAAQLTAPFVSGITARKSGTALTFAAIARLAGLSGKPTIKVAPIAARICAVRGSSVVLKQTGTCIISLKKGKARHSLSVQVL is encoded by the coding sequence ATGAGAGTTCGCTTTTTCGCTGCACTGACAGCTATTGCATTGCTGTGTATTCCGATTTCGGCTACAGCAGCGACGATTAAATTTCCACGTGTCATCGGTGGTAGCGCATCATCAATTGATCAATCTCCATGGCAGGTATTGATTGTGATGCGTGGTGTCTCTCAATGCTCTGGGTCGTTGGTGTCGCCAACGGTGGTAGTGACTGCCGCTCATTGTTTGGCGGGGATGTCAGCAAGTGATATTCGTGTGTGGTCTGGGATTACGAAGACCAGTGAAAGGTCACCAGCTCAAGAGTCGCCAGTTGCAGCGGTAACAGCGCACCCCTCCTTTGATTCACGCACCTTCGCCAATGACATTGGCGTCATTACGTTGGCAAAACCCATTGATCTGCTTGGCAAGGTGCGCACTATTGCATTGCCTTACGGCATGGATGCTCTGACTTGGCCTGCAAGCGGCACACCCGCAACTGTGAGTGGATGGGGTGTCATCGCACCCACGGGTGGCGCAACGTCAGATCAGTTGATGCGTGCGGACCTTGAGGTGTTAGCGAGCCCAAATCAACCCTGCGGTCAATATGGGCCAGATCTTGATCCCAATCAAGACATTTGTGCTGGCACACCGGCGGGCAATATTGATGCCTGCCAAGGCGACAGTGGTGGTCCGTTGGTCATCCAAGGCACGGTTCCCGTCCTTACTGGTTTGGTAAGTAGTGGAAATGAATGTGCGAAGGCCGGATATCCAGGGTTGTATAGCCGGATCACAACGTTTTTGCCATGGCTGACATCTCAGGGAAGTATCCCCGCTGCAAAACCGGGTGTTGCAACAAATCTGACAGCGCGCAATAACGGTGGGCGGGTGACGGTTTCTTGGTCAGCCCCGAGCGATGCAGGCGCAAACACAACGATCTGGAAAGTCACAGCGTTTCCTAGTGGTCAGTCGTGCACGACTATGGAAACCGTATGTGAGTTCGATGGATTGCCGGGTGGCCAGGCAACAACATTTGCCATTTCGGGTTCGAATGCTTTTGGCGAAGGCAATGCTGCGCAGCTCACGGCCCCCTTCGTTTCTGGAATCACTGCACGCAAATCCGGAACTGCTCTCACCTTTGCCGCAATCGCACGCCTTGCTGGGCTTTCTGGAAAACCAACCATCAAGGTTGCACCGATTGCTGCACGGATCTGTGCAGTTAGGGGTTCAAGCGTGGTGCTGAAGCAAACAGGCACGTGCATCATCAGCTTGAAAAAGGGCAAAGCCCGCCACTCACTGTCGGTGCAGGTGCTTTAA
- a CDS encoding NUDIX hydrolase, with protein sequence MAPDQGSTPVRAAGVILLRGTQGRYETLVVHRPHRSDWSLPKGKIDPGEHVINAAIRECDEETGIQAILGSRLPTQEYIALGRAKTVEYWVAQARNEEEFVPNDEVDELRWIPAQQAKSLLTYEHDIALVEQAATLPQTVPLIILRHTQAVKRSDFKGKHDYERPISGKGRSQSKGLMPLLDAYGITAVHSSDSERCMQSVKRYAKSINVPVIPEPALSEERFLDNPKKVENRMLDLLSQHQAMVVCSHRPVMPTILSALAQATGGDASRPQWDPKLQPGSFIVLHRAFAPDGTPRIVSMERHQLED encoded by the coding sequence GTGGCCCCTGATCAAGGTTCAACTCCGGTTCGCGCAGCTGGCGTGATTTTGCTTCGAGGCACCCAAGGGCGTTATGAAACCCTCGTCGTTCATCGGCCTCATCGCAGCGACTGGTCACTCCCAAAGGGAAAGATTGATCCGGGTGAACACGTCATTAATGCCGCAATTCGCGAGTGTGATGAAGAAACGGGTATCCAAGCAATTCTCGGATCGCGTTTACCCACCCAGGAATACATCGCCTTAGGCCGAGCAAAGACTGTTGAATATTGGGTTGCCCAGGCTCGAAACGAAGAAGAGTTTGTTCCTAATGACGAGGTCGATGAGCTTCGTTGGATACCTGCTCAGCAAGCAAAAAGCCTGCTGACCTACGAGCACGACATCGCGCTCGTGGAACAGGCCGCAACGTTGCCCCAGACTGTTCCACTCATTATTTTGCGCCATACCCAAGCCGTGAAGCGCTCGGACTTCAAGGGCAAGCATGATTATGAACGTCCGATTAGTGGCAAGGGACGCAGCCAATCAAAAGGACTCATGCCGCTGCTTGATGCCTACGGCATCACCGCTGTGCATTCATCTGATTCAGAACGCTGTATGCAAAGCGTGAAGCGCTATGCAAAATCTATAAATGTGCCCGTTATCCCTGAGCCGGCTTTAAGTGAAGAACGTTTTCTCGACAATCCAAAAAAAGTTGAAAACCGAATGCTGGATCTCTTGAGTCAGCACCAAGCGATGGTTGTGTGCTCACATAGGCCCGTCATGCCTACGATTTTATCTGCCCTGGCCCAAGCCACTGGCGGCGATGCGTCAAGACCACAGTGGGACCCCAAGCTTCAACCAGGATCATTCATTGTGTTGCATCGCGCATTCGCCCCTGACGGCACTCCGAGAATCGTCAGCATGGAACGACATCAACTCGAAGATTGA